In the Brassica napus cultivar Da-Ae chromosome A7, Da-Ae, whole genome shotgun sequence genome, one interval contains:
- the LOC125576285 gene encoding protein FLX-like 2 translates to MSIWVNAALRPSSLLLRCDSLISYLFLKFFKFLMESQGRHPPPHHLRHPLPIMPPPPSAQQPTFPPFNNTLPPLQLMEQKLATQHGEMQRLAIENQRLAATHGNLRQELAAAQHELQMLHSQIGSIKSEGEQRMSGLADKVAKMEAELRKSEALKMEMQEARGEARGLVVAREELMSKVHQLTQEIQKSRGEVQQVPALMSELDGLRQEYQQCRATYDYEKKFYNDHIESLQAMEKNYMTMAMEVQKLQAQLMNGRAGGAYGNNTNAENDASGHQNGVGYYDEAYGHQGYVPQPAAGTATAPNPAVPTAQYPYQGGSQPGYFPPRPGYYFPRGPPHGSYDPTRLPAGPHGGQFPPGSSNNAPYGSAATTGPRGNPSRR, encoded by the exons ATGAGTATATGGGTTAATGCTGCTCTAAGACCATCATCACTGCTTCTAAGGTGCGACTCCTTGATCTCCTACTTGTTCCTTAAG tttttcaaatttttgatggAAAGCCAAGGAAGACATCCTCCACCTCATCACCTAAGGCATCCTCTTCCGATTATGCCGCCGCCGCCTTCTGCTCAGCAGCCTACCTTTCCTCCCTTCAACAACACCCTCCCTCCACTTCAACTCATGGAGCAAAAGCTCGCCACGCAGCACGGCGAGATGCAGCGGCTAGCGATAGAGAATCAGAGGCTCGCAGCCACGCACGGTAACCTACGGCAGGAGCTAGCGGCGGCGCAGCACGAGCTGCAGATGCTGCATTCCCAGATCGGGTCGATCAAGTCCGAGGGGGAGCAAAGGATGAGCGGTTTGGCGGATAAAGTCGCGAAGATGGAGGCCGAGCTGAGGAAGTCTGAGGCTTTGAAGATGGAGATGCAGGAGGCGCGCGGGGAGGCGCGTGGATTGGTGGTGGCGAGGGAGGAGCTTATGTCTAAAGTGCATCAGTTGACTCAGGAGATTCAGAAGTCTCGTGGAGAGGTGCAGCAAGTTCCGGCTCTCATGTCTGAACTTGATGGGTTAAGACAGGAGTATCAGCAGTGCAGGGCAACGTATGACTAtgagaagaagttctacaacgACCATATAGAGTCACTTCAGGCTATGGAGAAGAATTACATGACTATGGCTATGGAAGTACAGAAACTTCAAGCACAGTTAATGAACGGAAGAGCTG GTGGCGCTTATGGTAACAACACCAATGCTGAAAACGATGCTTCTGGCCATCAGAATGGAGTTGGTTACTATGATGAGGCTTATGGTCACCAG GGTTATGTTCCTCAACCAGCAGCTGGTACTGCAACTGCACCAAATCCAGCAGTTCCCACAGCTCAATACCCTTATCAAGGAGGATCTCAGCCAGGATATTTCCCTCCGAGACCCGGTTACTACTTCCCAAGAGGCCCTCCTCATGGTTCATATGACCCAACTAGGTTACCCGCAGGACCACATGGTGGTCAGTTCCCGCCTGGATCATCCAACAATGCGCCTTACGGCTCTGCTGCAACAACTGGTCCACGCGGAAACCCGAGTCGTAGATGA
- the LOC106353925 gene encoding F-box/LRR-repeat protein At1g67190-like — MDHLPVEVIGNILSRLRGARDVVIASATCRKWREAYRKHLHTLSFNSADSPFYRDLSTNRLEILITQTIFQTTGLQGLSVMMDDASKFSAATVIAWLMYTRDTLRWLSYNVRTTPNVNVLDICGRQKLEALVLAHNSITGVEPSFQRFPCLKSLSLSYVSISALDLNLLLSACPVIESLELVSLEIAMSDAQVTIELSSPTLKSVYFDGISLDKFILEADCIEFLHMKDCVLELFELIGNGTLKHFKLDDVSVIHLDIMETSDSLEVVDVNHFTMVWPKFYQMISRSQNLRKLRLWDVVFDDDDEIIDLESIAAGFTQLTHLSLSYDLKDGAAHYSLQGNTLLENVTVLELGWTVINDVFSIWVEELLRRCPKLRKLIIYGVVSETKTQGDCQILATFTWSIVQLMRKYIHVEVQFEYE, encoded by the coding sequence ATGGACCACCTCCCCGTTGAAGTCATCGGAAACATCCTCTCACGCCTCCGCGGCGCCCGCGACGTCGTCATAGCCTCCGCAACCTGCCGAAAATGGCGCGAAGCCTACCGCAAACACCTCCACACGCTCTCCTTCAACTCCGCCGACTCCCCCTTCTACCGAGACCTCTCCACCAACCGCCTCGAGATCCTCATCACCCAAACCATCTTCCAAACCACCGGACTCCAAGGCCTCTCCGTCATGATGGACGACGCCAGCAAATTCTCCGCCGCCACCGTCATCGCCTGGCTCATGTACACCAGAGACACCTTGCGCTGGCTCTCCTACAACGTCCGCACGACGCCGAACGTCAACGTTCTTGATATCTGCGGGAGGCAGAAGCTTGAGGCCTTGGTGTTGGCTCATAACTCGATAACCGGTGTTGAACCGAGTTTCCAGAGGTTTCCTTGTTTGAAATCGCTTTCTTTGAGTTATGTGAGTATCTCGGCTTTGGATTTGAATCTTTTGCTTAGTGCCTGTCCTGTGATCGAGTCTTTGGAGCTTGTGAGTCTCGAGATTGCTATGTCTGATGCTCAAGTGACGATTGAGCTGAGTAGTCCCACGTTGAAGAGTGTTTACTTCGATGGGATTAGTTTGGATAAGTTTATTTTGGAGGCGGATTGTATCGAGTTTTTGCATATGAAAGACTGTGTTCTTGAGCTCTTTGAGCTTATTGGTAACGGGACGTTGAAGCATTTCAAGCTTGATGATGTGAGTGTTATTCATCTTGATATCATGGAGACTAGCGATAGTCTTGAGGTTGTTGATGTGAACCATTTCACTATGGTGTGGCCGAAGTTCTATCAGATGATTTCGCGATCTCAGAATTTGAGGAAGCTTCGCCTTTGGGATGTGGTGTTTGATGATGACGATGAGATCATCGATCTTGAGTCCATTGCTGCTGGCTTCACGCAGCTGACTCATCTTTCGTTGAGCTACGACTTGAAAGACGGAGCTGCGCATTATAGCTTGCAAGGGAACACTCTGTTGGAGAATGTGACTGTGTTGGAGCTTGGATGGACTGTGATAAACGATGTTTTCTCGATCTGGGTCGAGGAGTTGCTGAGGAGGTGTCCGAAGCTGAGGAAGCTGATTATTTATGGGGTTGTTTCGGAGACGAAAACGCAGGGGGATTGTCAGATTCTGGCGACGTTCACGTGGTCTATTGTTCAACTCATGAGGAAATATATTCATGTTGAGGTACAATTCGAGTATGAGTGA
- the LOC106353927 gene encoding protein CROWDED NUCLEI 1-like: MSTPLKVWQRWSTPTKATNPDSNGKVSGMVSEIQYEDDPRRLPDRVSELEKELFEYQHNMGLLLLEKKEWSSKFEELQDEFDEANQCLKRERNAHMVAMADVEKREEGLRKALGIEKQCALDLEKALRELRSENAEIKFTADSKLMEANALVRSVEEKSLEVEAKLRAVDARLAEVSRKSSEVERRSKDVEARESSLQRERFSHITEREAEEASLTKQREDLREWERKLQEGEERVAKSQMMVKQREDRANESDKIIKQKGKELEEAQKKIDAANFALKKKEDDISSRIKALALREQETDLLKKSIETKERELLALQEKLDAREKVAVQQLIDEHQAKLEAAQREFEMEMEQKRKSVDDSLRSKVAEVEKREAEWKHMEEKVAKREQALDKKLEKHKEKEKDFEARLKSVTGREKALKSEEEALETEKRKLAEDKENILSLIAEVEKIKAENEVHLSEICKEKEELKVTEEERSEYLRLQTELKEQIEKCRSQQELLSKEVEDLKAQRECFEKEWEELDEKKAEIETELKNLADQKEKLERNTHLEEERLRKEKQEAIDNMKREVETLEVAKAAFADTMEHERSVISKKAESERSQLLHEIEMLKRKLESDMQSKLEERERELQAKEKLFEEEREKELSNINYLRDVARREMTEVQSDRQRIQKEKVEIDASKKILEEQQTEIRKDVDDLVALTKKLKEQREQFISERNRFLSSMESNRNCSNPCGELLAALPEIDNLELPNLSKLENILQDEAPRQELKDISPTATDLGLPVQGGTVSWLRKCTSKILKLSPIKMADTSAFADQEPQSTEQANVNSGPSAMRPSQSENDTRDVEVSDGDQSNIDSKAQEVAADSLSNLNADGQSRLRGKARIRRTRSVKAVVEDAKAIYGKSIEFNEADDGSMGEPGRSDKGGVSKNGRKRGRVGSLRTCTSEQDGNESDGKSDSVTGGEHQRGKRRQKVASEEQEVVGQRYNLRRSRRVAGKTAIGKKNEEADGVQQQEEGVHCAQTTATASVGVAVSDNGVTANVVEIEGMADSEETDAGSPKRTGESVAASEEDVNRTPEREYDGEEEDESDTEHPGNVSIGKKLWTFLTT, from the exons ATGTCCACGCCTCTGAAGGTGTGGCAACGTTGGTCTACTCCAACGAAAGCGACGAACCCAGATTCGAATGGGAAGGTTTCGGGCATGGTGAGTGAGATCCAGTACGAGGATGATCCAAGAAGATTGCCTGATAGAGTTTCAGAGCTTGAAAAAGAG CTTTTTGAATACCAACACAATATGGGTCTTCTTCTGCTGGAGAAAAAGGAGTGGAGTTCCAAATTTGAGGAGCTTCAAGATGAGTTTGATGAGGCTAACCAGTGCCTTAAGCGGGAACGCAACGCGCACATGGTTGCTATGGCAGATGTTGAGAAGCGGGAAGAAGGGTTGAGGAAAGCTCTGGGGATTGAGAAGCAATGTGCACTTGAT CTGGAGAAGGCTCTGCGGGAACTACGCTCTGAAAACGCAGAGATCAAATTTACAGCTGACTCAAAGCTGATGGAGGCGAATGCATTGGTCAGAAGTGTTGAAGAGAAATCTCTCGAAGTTGAGGCCAAGCTTCGCGCTGTTGATGCAAGGCTTGCTGAAGTTAGCAGAAAGAGTTCGGAGGTGGAGAGGAGGTCCAAGGATGTGGAAGCTCGAGAAAGCTCCCTTCAAAGAGAGCGGTTTTCCCACATTACTGA acGAGAAGCAGAGGAGGCGAGTTTGACAAAGCAGAGGGAGGACTTGCGTGAATGGGAAAgaaagctgcaagaaggagaagaaagagtAGCTAAATCTCAGATGATGGTAAAACAGAGAGAGGATAGGGCAAATGAAAGCGACAAGATTATCAAGCAAAAGGGAAAAGAACTTGAAGAGGCACAGAAGAAGATTGATGCTGCCAACTTtgctttgaagaagaaagaagatgataTCAGCTCAAGGATAAAAGCTCTTGCTTTAAGGGAGCAA GAAACTGATTTGTTGAAGAAATCTATAGAGACAAAAGAGCGAGAGCTGCTAGCTTTGCAAGAGAAACTGGATGCCAGAGAAAAG GTTGCAGTTCAGCAACTAATTGATGAACACCAAGCTAAGTTGGAGGCAGCGCAGCGAGAGTTTGAAATGGAAATGGAGCAGAAAAGGAAATCTGTTGATGACAGCTTGAGGAGCAAGGTTGCAGAGGTGGAAAAGAGGGAGGCTGAGTGGAAGCACATGGAAGAGAAAGTCGCTAAACGCGAGCAGGCATTAGATAAGAAACTGGAGAAGcacaaagaaaaggaaaaagattTTGAAGCAAGACTGAAAAGCGTAACTGGCAGAGAGAAAGCCTTGAAAAGCGAGGAGGAGGCATTGGAAACTGAGAAGAGAAAACTAGCCGAGGATAAAGAAAATATTCTCAGTCTTATAGCTGAAGTCGAGAAGATAAAGGCTGAAAACGAAGTACATCTATCTGAGATTTGCAAAGAGAAGGAAGAGCTTAAAGTCACTGAGGAGGAGAGGTCCGAGTATCTTCGCCTGCAAACAGAACTAAAGGAGCAAATAGAAAAGTGCAGGTCTCAGCAGGAGCTGCTTTCGAAGGAGGTTGAGGATCTGAAGGCCCAAAGGGAATGCTTTGAGAAAGAATGGGAAGAGCTTGATGAGAAGAAAGCTGAGATCGAGACCGAACTTAAGAATTTGGCTGATCAGAAAGAGAAACTAGAGAGAAACACACACTTGGAAGAAGAAAGACTGAGAAAGGAGAAGCAAGAAGCAATCGACAACATGAAAAGGGAGGTAGAAACACTCGAAgtcgcaaaagctgcgtttgcagATACTATGGAGCACGAGCGTTCAGTGATCTCAAAGAAAGCTGAGAGCGAAAGAAGCCAACTGCTTCATGAGATTGAAATGCTCAAAAGGAAGCTCGAGTCTGATATGCAGAGTAAATTGGAAGAAAGAGAAAGGGAGCTGCAAGCCAAAGAGAAGCTGTTTGAGGAAGAGAGGGAGAAGGAACTGAGCAATATCAATTACCTAAGAGACGTAGCCAGAAGAGAAATGACGGAAGTGCAGAGCGATAGACAGAGAATACAGAAAGAAAAGGTAGAAATTGATGCTAGTAAGAAAATTCTTGAGGAGCAACAGACAGAAATTCGGAAAGATGTTGATGACCTCGTTGCCTTAACCAAGAAACTCAAGGAGCAGCGCGAACAGTTTATCAGCGAGAGGAACCGTTTTCTTTCTTCCATGGAAAGTAATAGGAACTGCAGCAATCCTTGTGGTGAACTGCTTGCAGCGCTTCCTGAGATTGATAATCTTGAACTGCCTAATTTGTCAAAACTGGAAAACATTCTTCAGGACGAAGCACCACGGCAGGAACTGAAGGATATATCGCCAACTGCTACTGACTTAGGATTGCCAGTTCAAGGTGGGACGGTTTCATGGCTCAGGAAATGTACTTCAAAGATTCTCAAGTTGTCCCCAATAAAAATGGCAGACACTTCTGCTTTTGCTGACCAAGAGCCTCAGTCTACTGAGCAAGCTAACGTGAACAGTGGGCCATCTGCTATGCGTCCGTCCCAATCCGAAAACGACACAAGAGATGTCGAAGTCTCAGACGGTGATCAAAGCAACATCGACAGCAAGGCTCAGGAAGTAGCTGCAGATTCTTTGTCTAATCTAAATGCTGATGGTCAATCACGCTTGAGAGGGAAAGCCAGGATCAGAAGGACACGCTCTGTTAAAGCTGTTGTGGAAGATGCTAAAGCTATCTACGGAAAATCTATAGAATTCAATGAGGCAGACGATGGAAGCATGGGTGAGCCTGGTCGTTCTGATAAAGGTGGTGTTTCAAAGAACGGACGTAAGCGTGGACGTGTGGGATCTTTAAGAACTTGTACTAGTGAGCAGGATGGTAACGAGAGCGATGGAAAATCAGATAGCGTCACAGGAGGAGAGCATCAGCGTGGGAAGAGGCGGCAGAAAGTTGCATCAGAGGAACAAGAAGTGGTGGGACAAAGATATAATCTCCGTCGATCCAGAAG GGTGGCTGGAAAAACTGCAATTGGTAAGAAGAATGAAGAGGCTGATGGAGTCCAGCAACAAGAGGAGGGTGTTCACTGTGCTCAAACCACTGCAACAGCATCAGTAGGTGTTGCTGTTAGCGATAATGGAGTAACTGCGAATGTGGTGGAG ATTGAAGGCATGGCAGACTCTGAGGAGACAGATGCTGGTTCGCCCAAAAGAACAGGCGAGAGTGTAGCAGCGAGTGAAGAAGATGTGAACAGAACACCTGAAAGGGAGTacgatggtgaagaagaagatgaatcgGATACGGAACATCCCGGGAATGTCTCCATTGGTAAGAAGCTCTGGACTTTCTTGACGACGTAG